A stretch of Caldanaerobius polysaccharolyticus DSM 13641 DNA encodes these proteins:
- a CDS encoding ABC transporter permease, with protein sequence MDVKVNKDEVGTTSRAMFNREFLQKFIAFAGLILLVVFFSLVTDRFLRADNLLTVMLQSSIIAIVAIGETFVIITSGIDLSVGSVLGLIGIVTTMLMVAHYPVFLAVVIGLLLGALIGFLNGIIIDKGGIPPFIVTLGMLSIARGAALVLTGGVPVSGLPESFNFIGNYNVFGWLPMPVIIMLIMAVIFSKILTKTKLGRYTYAIGSNEEAARLSGINVSRIKQSVYTISGVLSALAGIILASRLFTGQPTAGNGYELNAVAAVVIGGASLMGGEGTILGTIIGALIMGVLSNGLNLLGVSPFWQQIVIGGVIVITVYLDKFRNKG encoded by the coding sequence ATGGATGTTAAAGTCAATAAAGATGAAGTTGGTACAACAAGTAGAGCAATGTTTAACAGAGAATTTCTGCAAAAGTTTATAGCTTTTGCTGGATTGATTCTTTTGGTTGTATTCTTTTCGCTTGTGACAGATAGGTTTTTGCGTGCTGATAACTTGCTCACAGTAATGCTTCAGTCTTCAATTATAGCTATTGTGGCTATAGGCGAGACATTTGTAATCATTACATCTGGTATAGACCTGTCGGTGGGATCTGTATTAGGTTTGATAGGTATAGTAACGACTATGCTAATGGTGGCTCACTATCCTGTGTTCCTGGCGGTTGTAATAGGTCTTCTATTGGGGGCTCTTATAGGTTTCCTCAACGGTATCATAATTGATAAAGGTGGAATTCCACCGTTTATCGTAACCCTTGGAATGCTGAGTATTGCGAGAGGTGCTGCGCTTGTTTTAACGGGTGGTGTACCGGTATCAGGACTTCCAGAGTCATTCAACTTTATAGGTAACTATAATGTATTCGGATGGTTGCCGATGCCTGTAATAATAATGCTCATAATGGCTGTCATTTTCTCAAAAATACTTACTAAAACAAAGCTGGGTAGATATACCTACGCGATAGGCAGTAACGAAGAGGCTGCTAGGTTATCAGGTATAAACGTAAGCAGAATAAAGCAGTCTGTGTATACAATTTCAGGTGTGTTATCAGCTCTGGCTGGTATAATACTGGCGTCCAGGTTATTTACAGGCCAGCCAACTGCAGGTAATGGCTATGAGCTAAATGCTGTCGCTGCAGTTGTCATAGGTGGCGCAAGCCTCATGGGTGGTGAAGGTACGATACTCGGAACAATAATTGGTGCTCTTATAATGGGTGTGTTAAGCAACGGGTTGAATCTTTTAGGAGTATCACCATTTTGGCAGCAAATAGTTATAGGTGGAGTTATAGTCATTACTGTCTATTTAGATAAATTTAGAAATAAAGGTTAA
- a CDS encoding ABC transporter substrate-binding protein gives MKKIASIVLSLLLVAALLVGCGTGNKQSASANQNASSSNSTSSSNKERKTIAVIVKSTMFEYWQAVKKGAEDAGKKDDVKIIFQGPATETDIAGQINFVEDAINKKVDGIVLAASDPNALAPYVDKAVAAGIPVVGIDSSVNSDKISSFIATNNEAAAAQAADELAKLIGGKGKVAIVNFVAGAGTAIAREKGFKDRIAEKYPDIKIVATQYSEGDQAKALSIAEDIMTAHPDLAGFFGANEGSAVGVARAVQQKGMAGKIKVVGFDSSDTEINALKSGTMQAFVVQNPYRMGFEGVETLLKVMKGEKVEKTIDTGATVVTKDNMDEPAIQNLLHPLGNK, from the coding sequence ATGAAAAAAATTGCATCTATTGTACTATCACTGTTGCTTGTTGCTGCGTTACTGGTAGGATGTGGTACAGGTAACAAGCAAAGCGCAAGTGCTAATCAAAATGCATCATCTTCGAATTCTACATCTTCAAGTAACAAGGAACGTAAAACTATTGCAGTAATAGTTAAATCTACAATGTTTGAATATTGGCAGGCCGTTAAAAAAGGCGCTGAAGATGCTGGAAAGAAAGATGATGTCAAGATCATTTTTCAAGGTCCTGCAACTGAAACTGATATAGCAGGTCAGATCAACTTCGTAGAAGACGCTATTAACAAAAAAGTCGATGGAATTGTTTTAGCAGCTTCAGATCCAAATGCATTGGCTCCTTATGTTGATAAAGCTGTGGCTGCTGGTATTCCGGTAGTAGGTATTGATTCCTCAGTTAATTCTGACAAAATTTCAAGCTTCATAGCTACAAACAATGAAGCGGCTGCTGCACAGGCTGCCGACGAATTGGCAAAATTGATCGGTGGAAAAGGCAAAGTGGCGATTGTTAATTTTGTTGCTGGAGCAGGTACAGCGATTGCCAGAGAAAAAGGGTTCAAAGATAGGATTGCAGAGAAATATCCTGACATTAAAATAGTCGCTACACAGTACAGTGAAGGTGATCAGGCCAAAGCACTTTCTATTGCAGAAGATATAATGACAGCGCATCCTGACTTAGCAGGATTCTTTGGCGCTAATGAAGGGAGCGCTGTAGGTGTGGCCAGAGCTGTACAGCAAAAGGGAATGGCAGGTAAGATTAAGGTTGTAGGCTTCGATAGCTCTGACACTGAAATAAATGCTCTTAAAAGCGGTACGATGCAAGCTTTTGTTGTACAAAACCCTTACAGAATGGGATTTGAAGGTGTAGAGACACTATTAAAGGTTATGAAAGGTGAAAAAGTTGAGAAAACAATTGATACAGGCGCTACAGTTGTTACGAAAGACAATATGGATGAACCTGCAATTCAGAATCTTCTTCACCCACTTGGTAACAAGTAA